A window from Drosophila nasuta strain 15112-1781.00 chromosome 3, ASM2355853v1, whole genome shotgun sequence encodes these proteins:
- the LOC132790682 gene encoding serine protease 1-like, which yields MKLFAVILPLACSFVFCVASDNATTELPDLIPDTIITNGYPAYEGKAPYIVSLNLRRDGSNSLTLCGGSIIAHNWVLTAAHCIHNKNYVEIHYGSNWRWNGQYNHVVRSNNFIKHHLWPNTNGNDIGLIRTPHVNFNDRVNRVRLPTFNQRNEGFVNWWAVACGWGGQANGQIADWLQCVDQQIMSNQECSRTYGNIPFGILCMRTPGGRSTCGGDSGGPLVTHDNPILVGITSFGLASSCTTGAPAGFTRVSAHLDWIRQHSGVAYY from the coding sequence ATGAAACTGTTTGCAGTTATATTGCCTTTGGCATGCTCCTTTGTTTTTTGCGTTGCAAGTGATAATGCAACGACCGAGTTGCCCGATCTCATCCCGGATACTATCATTACCAATGGTTATCCTGCTTACGAGGGCAAAGCACCCTACATCGTGAGCCTTAATCTCAGAAGAGACGGAAGCAATTCCCTGACATTGTGCGGTGGATCGATCATAGCTCACAATTGGGTGCTGACTGCTGCCCATTGCATCCATAACAAAAACTACGTGGAAATTCATTATGGATCGAACTGGCGATGGAATGGTCAATACAATCATGTAGTCCgcagcaacaattttattaagcACCATCTCTGGCCCAACACCAATGGCAATGACATCGGTCTGATCCGCACACCTCATGTCAACTTCAACGACAGAGTAAACCGAGTTCGTCTGCCGACTTTCAACCAAAGAAATGAAGGATTTGTTAACTGGTGGGCAGTGGCCTGTGGCTGGGGAGGACAGGCCAACGGTCAAATTGCTGATTGGCTGCAATGTGTCGATCAACAAATCATGAGCAACCAGGAATGCTCGAGAACCTACGGCAACATTCCGTTTGGTATTTTGTGCATGAGGACTCCAGGTGGCAGATCCACTTGTGGTGGCGACTCTGGTGGACCTTTGGTTACTCACGACAATCCCATATTGGTTGGCATCACATCATTCGGATTAGCCTCAAGTTGCACAACTGGCGCCCCGGCTGGATTCACACGTGTCTCAGCCCACTTGGATTGGATACGTCAACACTCTGGTGTTGCATATTATTAA
- the LOC132790924 gene encoding serine protease 1-like, which produces MKLFAVLLPLICFFGYAFANDNATAVLHDLVPDTIITNGYPAYEGKAPYIVSLNFRRDGNNALTLCSGSIIANNWVLTAAHCIHDKHYVEIHYGSNWRWNGQYNLVVRHNNFVRHPQWPHIQGNDIGLIRTPHVNFNDRVNRIRLPLLSQRNDLMENWWALACGWGRQADGQLADWLQCIDETIMSNHECSRTYWDIPIGVLCLRTPGGRSTCGGDSGSPLVITNDNPILVGVASFFPGAGCTSGAPAGFTRVTAHLDWIRQHSGVAYY; this is translated from the coding sequence ATGAAACTGTTTGCAGTTCTATTGCCTTTGATATGCTTCTTTGGTTATGCCTTTGCAAATGATAATGCAACGGCAGTGTTGCATGATCTCGTTCCGGATACTATCATTACCAATGGTTATCCTGCTTACGAGGGCAAAGCGCCCTACATCGTGAGCCTTAATTTCAGAAGAGATGGAAACAATGCCCTTACATTGTGCAGTGGTTCGATCATAGCAAACAATTGGGTGCTTACAGCTGCCCATTGCATCCATGACAAACACTACGTGGAAATTCATTATGGATCGAACTGGCGATGGAATGGTCAATACAATCTTGTAGTCCGCCACAACAACTTCGTTCGACATCCTCAATGGCCCCATATTCAAGGCAATGACATTGGTCTAATCCGCACACCTCATGTGAACTTCAACGACAGAGTAAACAGAATTCGCCTGCCGCTTTTGAGTCAAAGGAATGATCTAATGGAGAACTGGTGGGCTCTGGCCTGTGGCTGGGGAAGACAGGCGGATGGCCAGCTAGCAGATTGGCTACAGTGCATCGATGAGACGATCATGAGCAACCATGAATGTTCGAGAACCTATTGGGACATTCCCATTGGCGTTTTGTGCTTGAGGACTCCAGGTGGTAGATCCACTTGTGGTGGCGACTCTGGCAGTCCTTTAGTTATAACCAATGACAATCCCATATTGGTGGGTGTCGCCTCGTTTTTCCCGGGTGCAGGTTGCACTTCTGGTGCTCCCGCTGGATTCACAAGAGTCACAGCCCATTTGGATTGGATCCGTCAACATTCTGGAGTTGCTTactactaa